A genomic region of Ammospiza nelsoni isolate bAmmNel1 chromosome 3, bAmmNel1.pri, whole genome shotgun sequence contains the following coding sequences:
- the LOC132071449 gene encoding zinc finger protein 845-like: MPTEPGVAEAGAEGIPPPAADSEPEVFEIVLPITILVLSDEDFLEDDDKDHEASIPEVEQEFKLNNNICLKNEVEPSNDSSSVGNWDANKTVSNEDNCIEYSEEKWLAESVCNTSKLSLSDVHDADSDKCGPDCILPTSPCKTELPEIVKYSDGEDCADNDGFQKIPPLLSSADNDRADTVETLQVVPKDEEEPVSITNALLDGCPETQAELHKEFEIIVKMEDSDSSKNGDDEIDYREISKFEDEAVSSRLEHGLKEEEKFTYNCPDPFLNECSTFKENLEDVGKPDMNASASAEPNTTEEHIYKMLTPFPKKRHQQQKGVSSQASPEELQSQQEGLKWLNDGVTITPLPKTSGVAKENERSSFKCRFCSSVFKCSARLKKHIYSAHKDKKIHKCCFCKKTFFFSFNLKNHLKFHKKIARLQKARKNRISARKGRQKVSEGKSVTKKKESKYKKFFIKIERDFTPLDVPVSFSCRICFFVSSSPRSFIHHMKGHKERPPYQCPQCDYSCSSLSYLLNHMYWHAGYKLYQCRFCTFFSLYFASMVRHSHVHTGDKAYCCELCQVAFTSTSGLERHRRTHAETETCQAQQPNCLSGRKRTEKLPKNYTCDECNLVFYTKGHLSFHKKFHEQLKANGYTSQSNKYCTSTVGKADGDSQGHVSHSLFGRENDCLAGGILASEVEFEQEGDVWDNKKICPGKKFLGNSQGSSRLAVAGNRSEVPQTSYQMDTVTYKEESFFKSETSHSQVQDNASFHNFVEKLEDTYPSNFNTFQTYRCQHCSYATAVPKNFRLHLKIHTDERPFTCKECNETFKTSNHLQKHSLLHVKNGEELGSCLFVERCLEKLELHRKIQRGTYPERDFDSCKGSNSFLLGSEVWGVQQGVQRGTANDVQAQSQPLLYQCSDCSYATATLSNLELHIRTHTGERPYSCPICQKKFRTSSHLKRHRLTHLNVGHFKCMSCDYSTNKWLSLKQHLASHTGEGTSSPGCFYEQEELPVKTYRCEECGYCTTHSGNLKLHLRIHTGEKPFQCGQCSLAFRTSSHLKRHWLTHLKLRCRRCRYSTMDKAAFQKHIKTHKKKHRCAKCNVVLPTKKLLEKHKQQHDAGM, encoded by the exons ATGCCGACGGAGCCGGGAGTGGCGGAGGCGGGCGCGGAGGGGATCCCGCCGCCGGCCGCGGACAGCG AGCCCGAGGTGTTTGAGATTGTGCTGCCAATCACTATCTTGGTGCTGAGCGATGAGGATTTTCTCGAGGATGATGATAAGGACCACGAAGCGTCCATTCCCGAGGTGGAGCAGGAGTTTAAATTAAACAACAACATTTGTCTAAAAAACGAAGTGGAGCCTTCAAATGACAGCAGCAGTGTAGGCAATTGGGATGCAAACAAGACTGTTTCAAATGAAGATAATTGTATTGAGTACTCTGAAGAGAAATGGCTTGCTGAGAGTGTGTGTAACACATCGAAATTATCTTTAAGTGATGTCCATGATGCAGACTCGGATAAATGTGGTCCAGATTGCATCTTACCTACATCTCCTTGCAAAACAGAGCTTCCAGAGATAGTGAAATACAGTGATGGAGAAGATTGTGCTGATAATGATGGCTTTCAGAAgattcctcctctcctctcctctgctgaCAATGACAGAGCTGACACTGTGGAGACATTGCAAGTGGTACCCAAAGATGAAGAAGAGCCTGTCAGTATTACAAATGCTCTTTTGGATGGCTGTCCAGAGACACAAGCAGAACTTCACAAGGAATTTGAGATAATTGTTAAAATGGAAG ATTCTGATTCCTCAAAGAATGGAGATGATGAAATTGATTACAGGGAAATAAGCAAATTTGAAGATGAAGCTGTGAGTTCTCGTTTGGAACATGGCTtgaaagaagaagagaaatttaCCTATAATTGTCCTGATCCATTTCTTAATGAATGTTCCACTTTTAAGGAAAATCTAGAAGATGTAGGGAAACCTGACATGAATGCTTCTGCTTCTGCTGAACCAAATACTACTGAAGAGCATATTTACAAGATGTTAACACCATTCCCTAAGAAAAGACACCAGCAACAAAAAGGTGTTTCTTCTCAGGCAAGCCCAGAAGAGTTGCAGAGCCAGCAAGAAGGATTAAAGTGGCTGAATGATGGTGTGACCATCACACCTCTTCCTAAAACATCTGGTGTTGCAAAGGAGAATGAAAGATCGAGTTTCAAGTGCAGGTTTTGTAGTTCTGTGTTTAAATGCAGTGCACGCCTGAAGAAACATATTTATTCAGCacataaagataaaaaaatacataaatgctgcttttgtaaaaaaacttttttcttttctttcaatcTTAAGAATCACCTTAAATTTCATAAGAAGATTGCTAGGTTgcaaaaggcaagaaaaaataGAATAAGTGCAAGAAAAGGGAGGCAGAAAGTATCTGAAGGAAAATCTGTGaccaagaaaaaagaaagtaaatacaagaaatttttcattaaaattgaAAGGGACTTTACACCTCTGGATGTGCCAGTTagcttttcctgcagaatttgtttctttgtttcatcCAGTCCTAGGAGTTTCATTCATCACATGAAGGGACACAAGGAGAGACCCCCTTACCAGTGCCCTCAGTGTGATTACTCCTGCAGCAGCTTGTCCTACCTGTTAAATCACATGTACTGGCATGCTGGCTATAAGCTCTACCAGTGCAGGTTCTGCACCTTCTTCTCATTGTATTTTGCAAGCATGGTGAGGCACAGCCACGTCCACACAGGGGATAAAGCATATTgctgtgagctctgccaggTAGCATTCACCAGCACCTCAGGCTTGGAGAGACACAGGAGGACACATGCAGAGACAGAAACGTGCCAAGCACAGCAACCCAACTGCCTGAGTGGGAGAAAGAGAACTGAAAAGCTTCCAAAGAATTACACATGTGATGAATGTAACCTGGTGTTCTACACCAAAGGACATCTCAGCTTTCACAAGAAATTTCATGAACAGTTAAAGGCCAATGGTTACACAAGTCAGAGCAATAAATACTGTACAAGCACAGTAGGCAAAGCTGATGGTGATTCTCAGGGCCATGTTTCTCACTCTCTTTTTGGTAGAGAAAATGATTGTCTGGCTGGGGGAATCCTGGCTTCAGAAGTGGAGTTTGAGCAAGAAGGTGATGTGTGGGACAATAAGAAAATATGTCCTGGAAAGAAATTCCTTGGAAACAGCCAAGGAAGCAGCAGGTTGGCTGTTGCTGGAAACAGATCAGAAGTTCCTCAGACCTCTTACCAAATGGACACTGTCACTTACAAAGAGGAGTCTTTCTTCAAATCAGAGACCTCTCATTCACAAGTGCAAGATAATGCTTCATTTCATAACTTTGTGGAAAAGTTGGAGGATACATATCCTTCTAATTTCAATACATTCCAAACATACAGATGCCAGCACTGCAGTTATGCTACTGCTGTTCCTAAGAACTTCAGGCTGCACCTAAAGATACATACGGATGAGAGACCATTCACGTGTAAGGAGTGCAATGAGACATTTAAAACATCAAACCATTTGCAGAAACACAGCCTTCTTCATGTGAAAAATGGAGAGGAGTTGGGAAGTTGCCTCTTTGTAGAGAGGTGTTTAGAGAAACTTGAATTGCATCGTAAAATCCAGAGAGGCACATACCCAGAAAGGGATTTTGATTCCTGCAAAGGCTCAAACAGCTTCTTGCTTGGGTCAGAAGTTTGGGGAGTTCAGCAAGGTGTTCAGAGGGGCACAGCAAATGATGTGCAAGCACAAAGTCAGCCATTACTATATCAGTGTTCAGACTGCAGCTATGCTACTGCCACTTTAAGCAACCTGGAGCTCCACATCAGAACTCACACAGGTGAGAGGCCCTACAGCTGCCCCATCTGTCAGAAGAAGTTCCGCACTTCCAGTCACCTCAAGAGACACAGACTCACACATCTGAACGTGGGGCATTTCAAGTGCATGAGCTGTGACTACTCCACCAACAAATGGCTGTCCTTGAAGCAGCACCTGGCTTCTCACACCGGGGAGGGAACCTCCTCTCCTGGCTGCTTCTacgagcaggaggagctgcctgtcAAGACGTACAGGTGTGAGGAGTGTGGCTATTGCACAACCCACAGCGGGAACCTGAAGCTGCACCTGAGGATCCACACGGGGGAGAAGCCATTCCAGTGCGGGCAGTGCTCGCTGGCCTTCCGCACCTCCAGCCACCTCAAGCGCCACTGGCTGACCCACCTCAAGCTGCGCTGCAGGAGGTGCAGGTACTCCACCATGGATAAAgcagctttccaaaagcacataaaaacacacaaaaagaagCACAGGTGTGCAAAGTGTAATGTGGTGCTGCCCACCAAAAAACTGCTGGAGAAGCATAAGCAGCAGCACGACGCTGGAATGTGA